CGGCACCTTCTACCTGTACTGCCTGTTCTGGCTCGCGGCGTGGACGGTCGCGGCGCTCCTTCTGCTCGGCCTCGACCCCGTCGTCGTCACGTCCGGTTCGATGGCCCCGCGCATCGGCGTCGGCGACCTCGTGCTGGTCGAGCCGGATCCGTCGGACCTCGACGACGGACAGGTCCTCACGTTCCGCGACCCGATGCGACCGGAGCGACGGGTCACCCACCGGATCGTCGAGGTCCTCGACGGGCCGGCCTACCGCACCCGCGGGGACGCCAACCCCACGGCCGATCCCGTTCCCGTCCCCCGTGATCACGTCGAAGGTGTCGGGCGACTCCTCGTGCCGTTCGTGGGGCTCCCGGTCGCCTGGGTCAACACCGGGCGGATCACCGAGCTGGCGCTGCTGGTGGCGTTGACGGTGGCAGCCCTGTCCGGGGCCGGGCTCACAGCCGCGGGTCCCGCGAGTCACCCAACGCCCCGGCGACCGCATCGCGGCCTCGGTCGGCCCGCCGCGTCCCCCGCGCTGTGGACCAGCCGTCACGCACCGCCACCGCCGGCGATCGCGGTGGCGGGGGGCGTGGCCCTCGCCCTCGTGGGACCGGCCGCCGTGGTCGACGTAACCGGCCCGGTGGGAACGGTCTGGCACGCACGGCAGCCGGTCACCGCAGTCCCCCACAGCGTGACCGACCCGCCGACGGCCGGACGGGCGGCGGCGCTGGCGGTGGTGGTCGCCGTGGTGCTCGCGGCGTTCTCGTGGCAGGTCGTCGTCGGTGCGTTCGTCGGCGCGACCGCCAACGCCGACAACGGCTTCCAGGCCACGACCGTCACCCCACCCACGAACGTCTCGGCGACCGCGCAGTGCACGCTGCTCGAACCGAGCGTGACGGTGTCCTGGGTCGCGTCGACGTCCCACGGCGGCAGACGGGTACGTCGTGCTCCGCGGGACGACCCCCGGCGGGCCCTACACGGAGGTCGGCCGGGTCAGCGGTGCAGCGGTGACCACCTACACCGACACGACGGTGGCGACGAACACGACCTACCTCTACGTCGTGCGGACGACCGCCGGCGGGTGGATCTCGGCCAACAGCAACGAAGCGTCGGTCACGACACCGTTGTCGTGCCCGTGACCGCCACTCGGGGTCGACGGCGGTGTCGCGCCGCTCGCGCGGTCCGCGGATGTCGTGCACCATCGTCGTGTGCCGCTCATCCCTCGTGTGCTGTCGCCGCTCCACATGGTCCGTTCGCTCGCGCCGGGCGGCGTGCCGCTGCTCGGCCACGCGGTCCGTGTGGGGCTGCACCGGATCTTCGGTGGTCCGACGTTCGACCCCGCCACCGCCCCGGGCGACCCCGGCCTGTTCGGGCCCGGATCGGCGTCGTGGCGGGTCATCGCCGATCCGGCTGCGATCGTCGGTGGGCTGCGCGCGCTCCTGTTTCAGCTCCTGCACCCGCTGGCGATGGCGGGGGTCGCCGACCACTCCCGGTTCCGCGAGGATCCACTCGGGCGGCTGCAGCGCACGTCGGCGTACGTGACCGTGACCACGTTCGGGTCCACCGGTGAGGTGCTGCAGGCCGCTCGGGCGGTGCGCCGGGTGCACCGCACTGTCACCGGCACGGCGCCCGACGGGCGCCCCTACCGTGCCGACGACACGCACCTGCTCGGCTGGGTCGCGGTCACGCTGACGTCGAGCTTCCTCGCCACCGACCGGGTCTACGCCCCGCACCCGGTCGATCGATCCACAGCCGACGCGTTCGTGGCGGAGCAGGCGCGAGCAGCGTCGCTGCTCGATCCCCGCGTCGACCTCGACGCGATCTCGGCTCGGCCGGACGCGTTGCGACGTGGCGA
This genomic interval from Actinomycetota bacterium contains the following:
- a CDS encoding DUF2236 domain-containing protein; protein product: MPLIPRVLSPLHMVRSLAPGGVPLLGHAVRVGLHRIFGGPTFDPATAPGDPGLFGPGSASWRVIADPAAIVGGLRALLFQLLHPLAMAGVADHSRFREDPLGRLQRTSAYVTVTTFGSTGEVLQAARAVRRVHRTVTGTAPDGRPYRADDTHLLGWVAVTLTSSFLATDRVYAPHPVDRSTADAFVAEQARAASLLDPRVDLDAISARPDALRRGEIRLPMVDDGTLPTSIGALHDRLDAYRPELAVTDQSREALRFLLWPAFDPPVKAAYLTVLAGALATVTPAERRLLGVPTGRLPAAAAIAHTRATLTALRLAVGSSPAVRAARARATADAA